The DNA region tatttacttaatctttatattttgcttgttattattttgtttgtatttttctaaGGTTTCTAaacttgtttattgtttaaactGCTTCTTCGCCTAAGGGGATACATTGATTTTAATCGAGTTGTGGTGCTTGGTTCTAAAGTATTTGTAACCGATAATTTTGTCTTGGTTTGTGTTTACTTACTGACCCTAGAATCGTGCACAAGGGGCTGTTGTAATTATAGGACTAGCTATGACCTTTATGCCTAACTAATTTATTGATTTCGCCTCGGTAGTTTACAGTGTTGGCATGGAAACTATTGTGATAATAGCTTGATGTGATTCTGCGTTGAAACTGTAATTACGGGTAATTGATAATTTTGCCTTGCCATGGGTACTCGGTCACGCTTTtaataatattcattttaaaagaACGTCCTTCCGATAAATCAATTATTGGTTAGCACTTGGGTCGACAGCAACACCATAATAATAACCACTGGAAAGAGCCAAGTCAGGTAGATGTTTAAACACTAGCCTTCTGCCAACAGGAGTTTGGGAATTATTTCAAGTCTCGAAATATCCATCTGTTCTTCAACTCAATCATCTTTAGAAGATTACGAGACAAGTAGATTTTAAATCTACTCTCTGTTCTGGATTTTGGATGAGACTGTCTGCCGTTAATTCAATCGTCGTCTGGTGACGGTTAGGGTCTGAAAACAGTTCAAATATTCAAATCTTTTCTCCTTTCGAATCAGGTCCAAGCATTTTGAGGAATCTACAAGATGCGTATAAGTCAAGCGCTAATTCTTGCTCTTGGCGTTTACTGTGGTCGTCTAGTGGCTGAAATCTGCCCTCCTGATTGGCAACGATACGGCGAGTCATGTTACTTCATTATAAAGGACAAGATGGATTGGTACCAAGCAAATCGCACTTGTGCCGAGTCACGAGCAAACCTGGCCATCCCAAACTCAAAATCCAAACACGATTACATGTGGGAACTATTCCTGAAAGAACCTGATATGACATCAACAGACCATTGGATTGGTTGCAATGACATCGAGGAGGAGGGAAACTGGCAGCACTGTCCGTTACCGGGTGATATCAACGCCTACGAGAATTGGGCGGAGAAAGAGCCAAATGATAATAAAGGTGGTGAAGACTGCGGAGCCCAAGTCAACAAATACAATGGCCAATGGGACGATCGCAAATGTGAGACACTCTTCTTTGCTATATGCGAGCTCCCGGTTTGCAGTGGTGGCCGCCTCAATCCTCAGTGCCTGCTACACCACGCCATGGAGGAGTTCATGGGTGAAGGCGTCGGATCATGCGGGAAGGCTTGCCGATCACATCCCCGATGTCACTGTTTCAATCTGCCTAAGCAAGCTGGAGGGAAGATGGTTTGTCCATAAAGCAGCAAGGGTCAGGAGAAATGGAGGACAAAGAAACATAACGATAAAAACATTGATGAAGTGATTTACACTTATATTTGTTGGTGTTGAATGAAGTTAATATTGGCGAGTTCTGGTTTTGAAGGATATTCAACAACGCTGTTCTATCGGATGGTTGATATAAAGGGACTGTATATGATTCTTAGTTTCTGACTCTTAACAGATGGCTATAAAAACTTACGTAGTACACCGCATTCTTTGGATAGtttaacacattttgagaaacctttCACTTCGAAGTAGGCTACACATCCATTGTACTATGGTCATCGAAAAAAGAATCCTTTGAATTTATAAGAAACGTTACCGcggtaacatttctcagattgtgtattcctgtaTGGATTATTGTTCttgggttcgatttcacaaagagttaggactagtcttaacttggGTTTAAtcataggagatattaaaaacgaaTGGCCATAGTCCTatgtaaggacgagtaactcgtcctaactagagataagactagtcttgactctttgtgaaatattCGCTTATAGGactttcggcaatatctcaaaaatgtgaCCACGTTTCACAGGTTAAGTTTTATTGCATATACAGCTTTATTTCAATAGGAATATAACCATCGAGTGGTTCCAAACAGTGTCTTTGACGATGACTACCGGTCGGATGTATCCTGGAAATAATACCAAGTAGCTAGAGTtaagctgttgttgttgttatgatGTATATGTGGAGCATTTTTGTTAGCATAATTATCAAcaagtttttaattgttaaaagtATAAGACATAATATGGTGCACACTTGTTCTGATTTTTAAATCACCGCCGTTCGATTGCCCCTTCACATGGTCGTCCCGTTCTATACCGTTAGAATAttcctttaaaagcactggacacgtttggtaattactcaaaatatattagtATGAAGTTATTTGGtataacggctccctctgaagtaaacgtagcTTTTTAGAATTAGGTAGTTTCTCACTGCGATATTCGAATCCGAGAAAGATTTTAGACCTGAGGCCTTTCTCAGGCATTTGGTAGCACacattgtacaacaagggtgtttttgctttcaatATTTcctttcaacttcgatgaccaatggagtccaaattttcacaggcttgccgtgttatgcatatgctggggtacaccaagtgagaatattgacctttgacaattatcaaaggtgtccagtgcctttaattaactACCGTTTCCTATATACATCTCAAAGACCAATATCTTGATCAGGAATCCACGTGTTGGCAATACATTTGATAAGGGAGACAGGGTACTTATACGCAAGAAAAGTATGAACAAAATTTCCTTTATTTGGGGGTTTTATAAGTTAGGCTTTACCCTACATTACTgtttctgaaatatttttatcAATCCTGTTACTTGCACTTGCGCTGTTCGGATgctgattaaaataaaataaaataaatacatgacaTGTGTTGTCTTCTTTAATTTGTGCGAAGGTTATCTTTAATTTAAGACTTGAAGAAAATACTAAATAGTTACTTTAAAAGCCTACAATGCGACTCTGTGTTTGTATACGATGTAAGGTCTCAACATCTCAGCCGGGAATGCATCACGTGAAGCGAGCACTTTATGCTGTAGGCCTCgaagtgcttaaaggcagtggacactattggtaattactcaaaatatttattagcataaaaccttacttggtaacaagcaatggggagaggttggtggtataaaacattgtgagaaacggctcccgctaaAGTGGGTCAGTTGAGTAGTTTGAGTTCTAGAAAACAAGCATCTggacgcaacttcgacgaccaaatgagctcaaaatttcacagataaCAACAAATTCGGTTAGATTTCTATTAATTGTATACTCCTAGCAGTATTAGCTTACTATAAAACTAACTtctgtacatgtagtattaatatacatttcaggctatttgcATTACTGGATTCAATAGACAATTATCATGATGCAGCCTTCTTAATTTTCTCCAATTCAAATCAAtataaccaaaccgaggctggaaggaaaaattagtctggttcctttttgtacatgGGATCCATTACTGTAGGTGGATACAGGGAGCATGGTGGTGGCCGGATGATAACGCTCTAAATGTATGATGTTTACTTATGAGCTGACATCTGACAGGATCTGAAATAAAGAACAGTGAGACAAATCATTATATTTTGCTGCTGACCAGGTCCCAAATTCATTAGGCAGAAAACATCGCTtcaaaattgtctgctaagcaggtatgagcaggataccagtcataaatggtacatgtgacttGCTAGTGctgctggtaatcttattctggttaaAACAACATTGTGCTAGGCTATTTTTAGTGCTTCATCAGTGGGCCCACATTTTGGCCTGTTATAGGCATCGTCAAAACCcgattaaattcaattcaatgtaacAAATATTCATGAACTCCCCAAAACAAAAGACTAAAACACCTTCggtaagaccagtattctcagttggttccccaacatatgcattaaataacaactctgtgaaaattggttctcaataattggtcatcgaagttgcaagagaataatgaagaaaaaaaaactttgttgcacaactttgtgttctttcagatgcatacaCAGGCTCCATCTCAAGTCTTCTTCGATAATTGAGTTAGAAATTGCCTCTGTCTCAAAAGgaattacttcagagagagccgattctcgcaatgttttgtattatcaacaactctccattgctcgtaaccaattAACTTTTTCTGCTAACAttgttaacaattgttttgagtaatcaccataagtgtccagtgcctatataGCTTGAGCTTAAACAAGAATTGTGCTTACGAACCATAGTATCCGGCCCGTCTTCTCTGGCGTGCCACAAAACTTGACCTCGACTCTTTGAAGATGCGTTCCTCTTAAACCTCACGACAGCGATGACAACGACGATGACCAGGACGAGACAGACGAGTGCAATGACAACTGCAGCTGCAGGGAAGCTAGCAGGAGCCGCAGAGACAAATTGTCCAGTGATGGGCCCGGTATTATTAATTGACGGTGGGGTCACTACTGCGCAAAAAGACAAGCAAAGATGACTATGCCATTAGGACATATTGACACAATAAAAGCAAAGCTTCGTCAGGTGGGAAAACAggttaacattttattttattttaaatggtttatggaaaggtttgcggtaacaccatgatgtAATGactattacaaaaaaattcccctcaccagaagacgatcagagcatactgatcgaaacgtcgagttgaaaccaacggatattttcagaaccaccccaactcattaaagagatagtcattacatggtgttaccgtaaacctttccatatcttatgtccaccatgcaaagtttcaaatcctactttccACTTTTGTATCCTTATTTTTCTATTCGAAGCTTTTTCTGACTGTGCTTTCTCCCCTTTCCAATATAAAGTTTATATTCAAGTATTCCCACCGGGCTGCTTATATTACAATTGTAAACGTACCTGTTTACGAAACACTATTGGATCtcaaacatatgcattaaataccaaacctgtgaaaattttgacttaattggttgtcgaagttgcgagagaataattgagaagaaaaacaccctcgccacacaagttgtgtgcttgcaaacgccttgactttgagacctcagctgaggtctcgaatttaattcaaatattttagtgagaaattacttctttctccaaaactaatttacttcagagggagccgtatctaacagtgtgtatactatcaacagctctgcgttgctcgttaccaagtatgtttttatgcaaaacaaatactttgagtactttaccaatagtgtccagtgcctattattacatgtcTTCTCATACCTTTGTCTGTTTTGGCGCGAATGCATGTACTTTCTGGCCCTTTCCCGGCACTCGTCCAAGCTGCAATTTGGAAGCAGTAGTTCGTGTCAGGCACCAGCCCTCCCAATAGCGTCCATTCATTGGTTGTTTCTTGTGATGTCGTCAGGATCTCTTGTTGGCTACTGTCATTGTAGGTCAGCCTGTAGGTGTACTTGGAGATGAGTCCTCCACGATGTCTACACGGAGGTTCACTCCAGGAGAACCCAAGACTCTGACTCGTAAAGAAGATGGCAACATCCTCAGGTGGAGTGGTTGGAGCTGATTGAGACAGCAAACATAAATCAGTTTACCAGAGGTTATAAAAATGAAGGAAGAGATTTTCTCTACAAAGATCGGTGGACTTGCGAGAAACCTAGAACCCAAACAGAAGCTAGACGGATATAACAAAAGAGGAAGGTTTTtaagaagtttttttaaatttctgtaTATGGAAGGAGAATCTCTAATGTGAACATGGAGTTAATTCCGCTCCCTGGGGCTGGCTATGCAAAAAGACTTGTCGCCTAATGTACTACGAGATTTGATGTTAACATGATTTGAGATTTGATTTGAGACAATTTAATGAACACTCACCTGAATCTTCAGTGGAGAAGATTACCGCCAGCTGTGGCCCACTACCAGCTGAATTAGTTGCCGTTACGTACACCTGGTACTGAGTACCAGCTAGCAGGCCAGTTAAAACAGTCGAGTTTCTAGCCGACGAAACGCTTGAGTGTCCGGGTTGTTCCTCAGCGTccgtcccacagatgttccggGTGTTAGTGACATAGTGGATTTCGTATTCATTAACCTCACAACCGTTTGGTAGAGGCGGTTGCCACGATATGGTTAATCCGTTGGCGGATGAATCGAGGATCTTTATATCTGAGACAGGACCTGGtgctaaaaaataaaagatacaACAGCGagtaattaatattattaagtcccatttttatgcaagtcacctgacacacaaggtctgaaggccacttcaaggtgtgggctagctacaatatacttttttttcaggGGCTGTTGCCAcatactcctagggctgaaacagggttcccCCCTCTACAGTCCATGCGGGTGTATACTttggtatcatccatcagaagacAGGTTGTTAGtttagagcagaaagcactacctcctcTGTTCTTCTTTTGGTATATTACAAGGAGAGACGGGAAAAATCTTGAGAAGCAGTGCTTGGAAGGACGTGTTACTGGTCACGCTGGAAGAGGAAGACCGAAAGCCAGATGGACTGACGACATTCGTGCACCGAAAGGTTATACATGCATGAGCTAACGACAATAGTTTTGGACAGGGAGGCTTGGAGGGACTTTAGTTCTCGGACCACCACGGGACGGCGGACACACTaataaagagaaagaaaaaggaTTGGAAAAAGGATTGGCGTAAAAGGATTGCCGGGTTTGGCGTTATGAAATATTCGCTTGTCTTCCGTATAGAGGACACCGATTCGAATCCCGCCGGTGCGCAACAAATATAACTCGATCTGCAGAGTTACAAATAAAGATATATGTGAAATAAACACAGATGCAAACCGACGAATAATACCTTTTCCACCCGTCATCATAACCAACGGTTCGGAATAAGGGCCTTGTACCCCGGAAGAAATCGCAGCAACTTTCATCGAGTAGACGTGACAGGGAGCAAGCCCGgcgaatcccacttctgacaccaatGTTGTACCTGACGCTACGATGGCGTTTGTGGCTGCGTCCTGCATGTTGTACCTGTACCCTTCAAACACTCCACGATACTCCACGCATTGAAGATCGTTCCATGTAAATAGGAGCGTGTCTGCGGTAGATGAGGCTAGAGATAAACCTTCGGGTGGGTCTGGTGCTGTTGAAGTAGAAATGCAAGACGCGTTTACGGACTTTTATCTTGGAAAACACACTATTTTGAATATGTACAATTTCTATTCGTTTTCGCACGACAGGTGTGAATGCATTGGCATTTTGTATTACGTAACTACCGAGTGGTATAAATAGCCAAGTTTGTATGATTCTGCTCACTCTCTGTTCAACAGTAAACCTTTGGGTAGGTACAGTGATGTTAAAGTAGAAATCAAAGACTCATTTGCGGACATTTTATCATGCAAAGTAAGACATTTGAATGTATCAATATTCAGTTTTGTCTGCATGTACTGCAGCATTTTAAAACTTGTCTATATTGTAACAAGTGGAATGGGGCATGAGTAAAAGAAATAAGATTCTGGTTTGTACACCGTAAAACTGGGGGTGTTAAATTGACACCAAGGATGTTGATCTTGTAGATACCAAAAAGATAAGAATTTACACCGGGTGCTATTTTAACACCATAGCCTAATGTTAATCTTGATTCTCTCTTCGATACCATGTGACAACACCCGTGGAGTCAACGTTAACGCcacagtttttgcagtgtatttGATTTGTGCCTAACATAGATCGTTTCTTTCACACCTGCGGAAGATGAAATGACGTCAACGGTGACCTCTGACCCGTTGTAATCGCCAATCATAGCAAGAACGCCGATCCTGTATGTAGAGAAGGCTTCCACAGGATGTAACGTCACTGATGTTTCGTTGGTTACCAAGGGATGAACGCCCTCTCGTGGCTGTATCGCAGTGTCACATTCTCCCATCTTAATGAGATCGTCTATTAAGCAATACTCATCGGCACATTGCACTGGTTGCCAGCTCACGGTAAAACCTTCCGGTGTCACGGTGACTGTTAAACCCTCAACTCGTAAAGGATCTGAAAAATAAGTTGTGAGAAGTCGTTATCAATGAAGTGGTGTTCGTTCAGGTTTTGCATGGTGTGTAAGAATAAGAATTAACTTATAATTAAACAGGAAGCTTGCAAGTGTTAGCTCTTTAAAAGAGCCGGTGTCGACCGCAAGCTTTATGTTTAGTTAATTTCTGTAATATCGAAGTCCATCAATTATAGCAGtccatcaattcaattcaattcaattcaattcaatcacaTTGTTCATCCATgattcaatcaacatttatttccattttggGTGAAAGACAGAGACTAATAAATACAGTAAGTACAATTATTTAACTAAAAGACAGTAAAGAACTGGtaaagaaaaataatgaaacGAAACATGAATGAGTGACCATCTAATGTTACTGTGGGGAGCAAACCAAAAGGGGGGCAATAACAGTAGCCCGACAAGCTTATTTTGAAATGCCTTACAAAACTTGACCATGACGTCATTGCTGTAGGGTCATGCTCATTGGTCAATCGGGGTGAATGTATCTTTCTAAAAGGCGTACACACGTGTATTGCACACGTGTTTGCTCCATCTTAAAAAGATACACATTTGAAGTTCAAAATTCTGTTGATTTCTGAGTTACCTGATTTTTGGATTGTTGAAGCCGTTGTAAATGCCTCTGTTGGTAAAATACTGACAACACCATAGTGTGACTGAACATACACTCTGTACAATGAAGCCGGTTCCAAACCACTCAGTGTGAATGACGTGGTATCTCCATTGATGACGTCGGGGACCAAGACTCGCTTTGGTGATTCGATTGGTTCACACTGCCCTCTATTGATCAACTCATACGCAATGGTGTAGAAGGACGAGCTATCTCTACTCCACATGACGAACAATTTGTCTGGGTTATCAGTCGCATGCAAAACAAGTTCTCTCACGCCGTTGaaatcttgttaaaaaaaattacagaaaaggGAAAACTGTTTctactgttttcatgaagtatggaaataaatgtaagtttgaatgaatTTAATGAGATTCCATATCCATTTACATACatgtggtttgcggtaacgccgtgtgtgtgtctacttgccaagtaAAGGTCGTTCactagagaactgtcttgctatatgtTCTACTACCATGGGGTAGATTTTTTGGAATTTTTGAGGAGACTACTattgaaaaaaactgtcctgcttttcaacTACTTCCCGGGCGGaagttagaaaatcggctgggactactactttagcttataaatGGTCCTCATTGTACTGCACTacggagtgagtttttaatattggtctcaacgtttcgactagctggcttaaaggcagtggacactattggtaattgtcaaagactagccttcacagatggtgtatctcaacataagcataaaataacaaacctgtgaaaattttagctcaatcggtcatcggacttGCGAGAtagcaatgaaagaaaaaacacccttgtcacacgaagttgcgtgcgttatagttggttgatttcgagacctcaagttctaaatctgaggtctcgaaatcaaattcgtggaaaattacgtctttctctaaaactatgtcccttcagagggagccgtttctcacaatgttttataccatcaacctctccccattactcgtcaccaagtaaggttttatgccaatcattattttgagtaattaccaatagtgtccactgcctttaagtcatcgtcaggagactgtattccatattattgttaaataaaaaaatgctttgtAGGTTCCTCAGCTGACAGATCCACACTCACTGAACTGAGTGGCTACCAATCAATTGTACTTAGCAAATTAGATATTAAACttgcattgggataaagaaCACTGTTTGTGTTTCTACCCtgacaccgatgtgtgttaagcactgtatacgtTTAGAAAGAGCCTTTTACAAAAATTCACTTGCATGTAAATGCAATGCATATTTCTTGGGTGGGCCACAGCAAGCCAAAACGAAAGTTATCAAAATAAATTCACATgaaattgataaataaatacatcaatgtAAATGGTTTGTtgctgttattgttgttgtttacactTTTGTCCCCTGATTTACCTGTATGTTGACAGCCAGGTCCAAAGTAAGTTGCAGCACAAGCTatataatttgaagaaaaacgaGGGAGAAATCAAGAAAATGTGTTTAATAACAACGCAGTGGTCTACGTGATTGACTTGGAGATCGTCTCCTCAGAACTGTGAGGTCTAGGTCTTCAGtgcaatttgtattatttttgaaGAACTGCTTTTGCATGTTTTGAAGCTCCTGGTGATGTGGTtgattgatcaagagtggtcatcaaagtattttttggaaaaaaaacaacaaacttgtttgacttttttttcCATAAGGCCTTTTTGATCATGACGTTTTTTGAAAATCCCATCAATTACCCTATAGTTTTGCGCAGACAAGTAATGTTTTTATgcttaacattattttgagtaattaccaatagtatccagtgcctttaatcggtATTGACATTGacactaataataattgttactCACGTCCATCACACTCTCCTGTGTCTTGATGACAGGCAGTGCTTGAAGCACAATGGCATGATTGCTGACAGTCAACGCCAAACCTCCCCACTGGACAAGCTGAAATCGCGAGATCAGAATAAGTTTGAATAAAACATGAATTATATTACATGTTGaattgcatcggagataaagaatattcagtttggttttaaCCATATACCATGTGATTTAACATTGTAAatttagtactttcccgagttctgtaaaagtGAATTAATGTTGGACGGTTTaaactataacaaaaaaaatgcgacTGGAAATTGCTAAAATGGGATATTcgattaatatttgtttatgtttatgaaCACTAGTTCACTTTATACTTTCCGGAATATTCTAtgagttgaaaaaaaattgtgttaattatgcacattatgcaaatttttgtgATAATGATTGGTTTTATTTCAGTGGACTTAAATGTTACCTGTTTGTTGACAGTTCACTCCAAAATATGTGAAAGCACaatctaaaaaacaaaacaaaataggaCAGTGAGTTTACTCTTGGTTCAAAGAATATGAAACATGTCTCTTACTAAACTAAATTAAACTCAATGAATATACTTTTCATTTCTTCCAAATAACTCATAACGTGGTTAATAACATAACAAGACTCCCTAAtgtcagtaataataataataataataagacttgtaatgcgcacatatccaccctgctgggtgttcaaggcgcagttcAATAAGAGTATTAAAGTGCaacaaaacttcttttttttaattgctacCTTAAGGATCTGCAAAAATACCATTTATCTCGAGACAAAAAAAACGTTCACTGCCGACCAATTTCCCCAACACTTTTCtgttaaaataagaaaagtgGAAATAGTACAGCACAGCCACTTtagatttgtatttaaaaaaataaatacatttttttcaaagtcaacAGATACAGCGTCAGACATTGGTCTCCACCAAAAAACACACTCGTAAAAAAGTAATACTATTAAAACCTTTTAGTCAATTCGAATCAAGACGCGAAAACCAGGAGGTTGATTTGTATGATAATTTTGTTCCATCGCTACAATCAAACCATGGAAACGTGCACAacactctcagccaatgatatgTCTTCGTTTGGGGTTGACGTTATTTGCAAGTAATCTATTTCGTCTGCTCGGAACTATAAGGTCCTTGAATGCAATTTgtatgaactttttatttttactacTTTGTAAATGgggtttgttgatttatttctgTTTGGCAAAAGAAACATtcgtttttaaattatttttttattttattttatttttgttacttgtagttttcatttattaaaGAATGACCAGTTATTATTAAATTGCCATTAGAACCTTATGGTTTTGAGCAGACGATTTAAAGCTTGTATGAACCAACCTTTGCGACAATAACACAACATggacaaaaaataacaacaagcTAGACTCTCACTTGACGAAAATgtaaatgacagaaaaaatacaataatatttaaacaaatcaacaacaacaacaacaacaacctacCACCCTGACATTCCCCTGTGTCCTTGAAACATGTGACGTTGGTGGCGCAGTGACATGTTTGTTTGCAGTCAGCTCCGTAGGTCCCTTCTTCACATTCTGAAAATAATGATTACTTTTTTAATTCCTGCTTCATAGTTTGGAGAGATGTTCTTTGGTACAAGTTTTATTTTAGATTTAGAGTTTAGGATTTATATTTAAGATTTAGtgggtttaaagacagtggacactattggtaattactcaaaataattgttagcataaaaccttaattggtaagtagtaatagggagaggttgatagtagtataaaaccttgtgagaaacggctccctctgaagtgatgtagttttcgataaagaggtaattttccgcgaatttgatttcgagacctcaagtttccgcgaatttaatttcgagacctcaagtttagaacttgaggtatcgaaatcaagcatctgaaagtacacaacttcgtgtgacaagggtgttttttttcttcttcatagttatctcgcaactccgacaaccaattgagctcaatttttcacaggtttgttaatttatgtacatgttcagatacaccaaatgagaagattggattttgacaattaccaatagtgtccactgccttcaagtccATTCGTATTGGGTTTTGGGTTCTTAAATTGTGGTCCCTGCCTCCctgtttttattgtatatatggATATTGCTTTTGCAAGTACCTGTATCTGCTTTTGtttcaatgatttttgtttgagtGATTTTAAAAGCAGTTGAGCGCAATCTCTTTTTACaattatataattatatttttgttgtcgTTGCCCCTTTAATGCACTCACCTTGCATACAGTCAAGTCCTTTGTAACCTGCTGCACACGAGCATCCATACGGATCAGGCAGGCAGAAAAGTTTTCCTCGGCAACCGTTACCATGGGGATCTCTTGAACCCATGCA from Asterias rubens chromosome 7, eAstRub1.3, whole genome shotgun sequence includes:
- the LOC117292424 gene encoding lactose-binding lectin l-2-like, with protein sequence MRISQALILALGVYCGRLVAEICPPDWQRYGESCYFIIKDKMDWYQANRTCAESRANLAIPNSKSKHDYMWELFLKEPDMTSTDHWIGCNDIEEEGNWQHCPLPGDINAYENWAEKEPNDNKGGEDCGAQVNKYNGQWDDRKCETLFFAICELPVCSGGRLNPQCLLHHAMEEFMGEGVGSCGKACRSHPRCHCFNLPKQAGGKMVCP
- the LOC117292340 gene encoding angiopoietin-1 receptor-like gives rise to the protein MPEFTSVMFTRFVHLQLHGIMRLIVRACPSGRWGTDNSCSFICPICYNGGICHDKSGQCICAPGFKGNHCEEVLGRDVFAQDGSHYCMGSRDPHGNGCRGKLFCLPDPYGCSCAAGYKGLDCMQECEEGTYGADCKQTCHCATNVTCFKDTGECQGDCAFTYFGVNCQQTACPVGRFGVDCQQSCHCASSTACHQDTGECDGPCAATYFGPGCQHTDFNGVRELVLHATDNPDKLFVMWSRDSSSFYTIAYELINRGQCEPIESPKRVLVPDVINGDTTSFTLSGLEPASLYRVYVQSHYGVVSILPTEAFTTASTIQKSDPLRVEGLTVTVTPEGFTVSWQPVQCADEYCLIDDLIKMGECDTAIQPREGVHPLVTNETSVTLHPVEAFSTYRIGVLAMIGDYNGSEVTVDVISSSAAPDPPEGLSLASSTADTLLFTWNDLQCVEYRGVFEGYRYNMQDAATNAIVASGTTLVSEVGFAGLAPCHVYSMKVAAISSGVQGPYSEPLVMMTGGKAPGPVSDIKILDSSANGLTISWQPPLPNGCEVNEYEIHYVTNTRNICGTDAEEQPGHSSVSSARNSTVLTGLLAGTQYQVYVTATNSAGSGPQLAVIFSTEDSAPTTPPEDVAIFFTSQSLGFSWSEPPCRHRGGLISKYTYRLTYNDSSQQEILTTSQETTNEWTLLGGLVPDTNYCFQIAAWTSAGKGPESTCIRAKTDKVVTPPSINNTGPITGQFVSAAPASFPAAAVVIALVCLVLVIVVVIAVVRFKRNASSKSRGQVLWHAREDGPDTMILSDVSS